In a single window of the Anabas testudineus chromosome 19, fAnaTes1.2, whole genome shotgun sequence genome:
- the LOC113156262 gene encoding testis-expressed protein 47 isoform X2: MEKTDPLKAEEKKEEETGSSLFHLVMAQKKDLEDDVKIVLQRLIVIARLPYNADRTELGAHYEKLNFQLSKQYIWENMTGLLLVYPSCLLHIIESSRDILVSVLKDLRDLQQQTDGTLLEAPKVVFMAHDPQSRLFQQWSCKVLEAAQIPGGLKSKQLQEEEESTETLVCTLLSTLQNLSKHPEISKKALPGSVLDENPDLIVPQHILEKLLARDELQNPQQYLQMYYSPLNVPMDFGQVTRSRCLTTV, translated from the exons ATGGAGAAAACAGACCCATTAAAAgctgaggaaaagaaagaggaggaaacggGGAGTAGTTTATTTCACCTAGTTATGGCACAAAAGAAGGATCTGGAAGACGATGTG AAGATTGTGCTACAGCGGCTGATAGTGATTGCTCGGCTTCCCTACAATGCTGACAGGACAGAATTGGGAG CTCATTACGAAAAACTCAACTTTCAGTTAAGCAAACAGTACATATGGGAGAATATGACGGGTCTGCTGCTAGTTTATCCATCCTGCCTGCTTCATATTATTGAA TCATCCAGGGACATTCTGGTGTCTGTTCTAAAAGACCTCAGAGACTTGCAACAACAGACAGATGG TACCTTGCTGGAAGCACCCAAAGTTGTTTTCATGGCACACGACCCACAGAGCAGGCTGTTCCAACAGTGGAGCTGCAAG GTGCTGGAAGCAGCTCAGATTCCTGGTGGCCTCAAGTCTAAGCAACttcaagaagaggaagagagcacAGAGACTCTGGTTTGCACTCTCCTTTCAACATTGCAGAATTTGAGCAAGCACCCTGAAATATCTAAAAAG GCTCTTCCTGGGTCAGTGTTAGATGAGAATCCAGATCTGATCGTCCCTCAACACATTCTAGAAAAGCTGTTGGCTCGTGATGAGCTCCAGAATCCACAGCAGTACCTACAGATGTACTACTCACCTTTAAATGTCCCCATGGACTTTG GACAAGTTACACGAAGTAGATGCCTCACCACAGTTTAA
- the ndel1a gene encoding nuclear distribution protein nudE-like 1-A isoform X4 has translation MEEDMIPKFSSKDEEINFWKTLSLKYKTSYQEAQEELLEFQEGSRELEAELEAQLGQAEHRMKDLQSENQRLKNEVETLKDKLEHQYSQSYKQISVLEDDLGQTRSIKEQLHKYVRELEQSNDDLERAKRATIVSLENFEQRLNQAIERNAFLESELDEKESLLVSVQRLKDEARDLRQELAVRERQADVTRMSAPSSPTQDNVKMDTAVQASLSLPATPLSKGLDNAFANPTVLSNGYNSNSPLTPSARISALNIVSDLLRKVGALESKLAACRNFAKDQKARKTFALDNSNALNANTTNYSQSLHTSYFNKARTEMVTFPALILGP, from the exons ATGGAAGAGGATATGATACCAAAATTCTCCTCGAAAGATGAGGAAATAAACTTCTGGAAGACTCTTTCCCTCAAGTACAAGACAAG CTACCAGGAGGCtcaggaggagctgctggagttTCAGGAGGGCAGCAGGGAGCTGGAGGCCGAGCTCGAAGCGCAGCTGGGTCAGGCCGAGCATCGAATGAAGGATTTGCAGTCTGAGAACCAAAGACTCAAGAACGAGGTGGAAACACTCAAG GATAAACTGGAGCATCAGTATTCTCAGAGCTACAAGCAGATCTCTGTGCTGGAGGACGACCTCGGCCAAACACGCAGCATCAAAGAGCAGCTCCACAAATACGTCCGAGAGCTCGAACAGTCCAACGACGACTTGGAGAGAGCCAAAAG AGCGACTATTGTTTCTCTGGAGAACTTTGAGCAGCGTCTGAACCAGGCCATCGAGAGGAACGCATTCCTGGAGAGCGAGCTGGATGAGAAGGAGTCTCTGCTGGTGTCTGTGCAGCGATTAAAGGATGAAGCCAGAG acCTGCGACAGGAGCTGGCCGTGCGAGAGAGGCAGGCAGATGTAACCAGGATGTCTGCTCCAAGTTCGCCCACACAGGACAATGTCAAGATGGACACTGCTGTGCAggcttctctctccctccctgcaACCCCACTGAGCAAAGGTCTGGACAACGCCTTTGCCAACCCAACAG TGCTTTCAAATGGCTACAACAGCAACTCGCCGTTGACTCCCTCTGCCAGAATATCAGCCCTCAACATTGTCAGCGATTTACTCCGGAAAGTCGGG GCTCTGGAGTCAAAACTCGCTGCCTGCAGAAACTTTGCCAAGGACCAGAAAGCCAGGAAGACGTTTGCTCTCGACAACAGCAACGCACTCAACGCCAACACCACCAACTACTCCCAGTCGCTGCACACATCTTATTTCAACAAAGC CAGGACTGAGATGGTCACATTCCCTGCATTGATTCTGG
- the ndel1a gene encoding nuclear distribution protein nudE-like 1-A isoform X1: MEEDMIPKFSSKDEEINFWKTLSLKYKTSYQEAQEELLEFQEGSRELEAELEAQLGQAEHRMKDLQSENQRLKNEVETLKDKLEHQYSQSYKQISVLEDDLGQTRSIKEQLHKYVRELEQSNDDLERAKRATIVSLENFEQRLNQAIERNAFLESELDEKESLLVSVQRLKDEARDLRQELAVRERQADVTRMSAPSSPTQDNVKMDTAVQASLSLPATPLSKGLDNAFANPTVLSNGYNSNSPLTPSARISALNIVSDLLRKVGALESKLAACRNFAKDQKARKTFALDNSNALNANTTNYSQSLHTSYFNKARTVNGLEPGSLTAITSPPAASSPGLVPLAV, translated from the exons ATGGAAGAGGATATGATACCAAAATTCTCCTCGAAAGATGAGGAAATAAACTTCTGGAAGACTCTTTCCCTCAAGTACAAGACAAG CTACCAGGAGGCtcaggaggagctgctggagttTCAGGAGGGCAGCAGGGAGCTGGAGGCCGAGCTCGAAGCGCAGCTGGGTCAGGCCGAGCATCGAATGAAGGATTTGCAGTCTGAGAACCAAAGACTCAAGAACGAGGTGGAAACACTCAAG GATAAACTGGAGCATCAGTATTCTCAGAGCTACAAGCAGATCTCTGTGCTGGAGGACGACCTCGGCCAAACACGCAGCATCAAAGAGCAGCTCCACAAATACGTCCGAGAGCTCGAACAGTCCAACGACGACTTGGAGAGAGCCAAAAG AGCGACTATTGTTTCTCTGGAGAACTTTGAGCAGCGTCTGAACCAGGCCATCGAGAGGAACGCATTCCTGGAGAGCGAGCTGGATGAGAAGGAGTCTCTGCTGGTGTCTGTGCAGCGATTAAAGGATGAAGCCAGAG acCTGCGACAGGAGCTGGCCGTGCGAGAGAGGCAGGCAGATGTAACCAGGATGTCTGCTCCAAGTTCGCCCACACAGGACAATGTCAAGATGGACACTGCTGTGCAggcttctctctccctccctgcaACCCCACTGAGCAAAGGTCTGGACAACGCCTTTGCCAACCCAACAG TGCTTTCAAATGGCTACAACAGCAACTCGCCGTTGACTCCCTCTGCCAGAATATCAGCCCTCAACATTGTCAGCGATTTACTCCGGAAAGTCGGG GCTCTGGAGTCAAAACTCGCTGCCTGCAGAAACTTTGCCAAGGACCAGAAAGCCAGGAAGACGTTTGCTCTCGACAACAGCAACGCACTCAACGCCAACACCACCAACTACTCCCAGTCGCTGCACACATCTTATTTCAACAAAGC
- the ndel1a gene encoding nuclear distribution protein nudE-like 1-A isoform X2, whose product MEEDMIPKFSSKDEEINFWKTLSLKYKTSYQEAQEELLEFQEGSRELEAELEAQLGQAEHRMKDLQSENQRLKNEVETLKDKLEHQYSQSYKQISVLEDDLGQTRSIKEQLHKYVRELEQSNDDLERAKRATIVSLENFEQRLNQAIERNAFLESELDEKESLLVSVQRLKDEARDLRQELAVRERQADVTRMSAPSSPTQDNVKMDTAVQASLSLPATPLSKGLDNAFANPTVLSNGYNSNSPLTPSARISALNIVSDLLRKVGALESKLAACRNFAKDQKARKTFALDNSNALNANTTNYSQSLHTSYFNKARTEMVTFPALILAGP is encoded by the exons ATGGAAGAGGATATGATACCAAAATTCTCCTCGAAAGATGAGGAAATAAACTTCTGGAAGACTCTTTCCCTCAAGTACAAGACAAG CTACCAGGAGGCtcaggaggagctgctggagttTCAGGAGGGCAGCAGGGAGCTGGAGGCCGAGCTCGAAGCGCAGCTGGGTCAGGCCGAGCATCGAATGAAGGATTTGCAGTCTGAGAACCAAAGACTCAAGAACGAGGTGGAAACACTCAAG GATAAACTGGAGCATCAGTATTCTCAGAGCTACAAGCAGATCTCTGTGCTGGAGGACGACCTCGGCCAAACACGCAGCATCAAAGAGCAGCTCCACAAATACGTCCGAGAGCTCGAACAGTCCAACGACGACTTGGAGAGAGCCAAAAG AGCGACTATTGTTTCTCTGGAGAACTTTGAGCAGCGTCTGAACCAGGCCATCGAGAGGAACGCATTCCTGGAGAGCGAGCTGGATGAGAAGGAGTCTCTGCTGGTGTCTGTGCAGCGATTAAAGGATGAAGCCAGAG acCTGCGACAGGAGCTGGCCGTGCGAGAGAGGCAGGCAGATGTAACCAGGATGTCTGCTCCAAGTTCGCCCACACAGGACAATGTCAAGATGGACACTGCTGTGCAggcttctctctccctccctgcaACCCCACTGAGCAAAGGTCTGGACAACGCCTTTGCCAACCCAACAG TGCTTTCAAATGGCTACAACAGCAACTCGCCGTTGACTCCCTCTGCCAGAATATCAGCCCTCAACATTGTCAGCGATTTACTCCGGAAAGTCGGG GCTCTGGAGTCAAAACTCGCTGCCTGCAGAAACTTTGCCAAGGACCAGAAAGCCAGGAAGACGTTTGCTCTCGACAACAGCAACGCACTCAACGCCAACACCACCAACTACTCCCAGTCGCTGCACACATCTTATTTCAACAAAGC CAGGACTGAGATGGTCACATTCCCTGCATTGATTCTGG
- the ndel1a gene encoding nuclear distribution protein nudE-like 1-A isoform X3: MEEDMIPKFSSKDEEINFWKTLSLKYKTSYQEAQEELLEFQEGSRELEAELEAQLGQAEHRMKDLQSENQRLKNEVETLKDKLEHQYSQSYKQISVLEDDLGQTRSIKEQLHKYVRELEQSNDDLERAKRATIVSLENFEQRLNQAIERNAFLESELDEKESLLVSVQRLKDEARDLRQELAVRERQADVTRMSAPSSPTQDNVKMDTAVQASLSLPATPLSKGLDNAFANPTVLSNGYNSNSPLTPSARISALNIVSDLLRKVGALESKLAACRNFAKDQKARKTFALDNSNALNANTTNYSQSLHTSYFNKATEMVTFPALILAGP, encoded by the exons ATGGAAGAGGATATGATACCAAAATTCTCCTCGAAAGATGAGGAAATAAACTTCTGGAAGACTCTTTCCCTCAAGTACAAGACAAG CTACCAGGAGGCtcaggaggagctgctggagttTCAGGAGGGCAGCAGGGAGCTGGAGGCCGAGCTCGAAGCGCAGCTGGGTCAGGCCGAGCATCGAATGAAGGATTTGCAGTCTGAGAACCAAAGACTCAAGAACGAGGTGGAAACACTCAAG GATAAACTGGAGCATCAGTATTCTCAGAGCTACAAGCAGATCTCTGTGCTGGAGGACGACCTCGGCCAAACACGCAGCATCAAAGAGCAGCTCCACAAATACGTCCGAGAGCTCGAACAGTCCAACGACGACTTGGAGAGAGCCAAAAG AGCGACTATTGTTTCTCTGGAGAACTTTGAGCAGCGTCTGAACCAGGCCATCGAGAGGAACGCATTCCTGGAGAGCGAGCTGGATGAGAAGGAGTCTCTGCTGGTGTCTGTGCAGCGATTAAAGGATGAAGCCAGAG acCTGCGACAGGAGCTGGCCGTGCGAGAGAGGCAGGCAGATGTAACCAGGATGTCTGCTCCAAGTTCGCCCACACAGGACAATGTCAAGATGGACACTGCTGTGCAggcttctctctccctccctgcaACCCCACTGAGCAAAGGTCTGGACAACGCCTTTGCCAACCCAACAG TGCTTTCAAATGGCTACAACAGCAACTCGCCGTTGACTCCCTCTGCCAGAATATCAGCCCTCAACATTGTCAGCGATTTACTCCGGAAAGTCGGG GCTCTGGAGTCAAAACTCGCTGCCTGCAGAAACTTTGCCAAGGACCAGAAAGCCAGGAAGACGTTTGCTCTCGACAACAGCAACGCACTCAACGCCAACACCACCAACTACTCCCAGTCGCTGCACACATCTTATTTCAACAAAGC GACTGAGATGGTCACATTCCCTGCATTGATTCTGG
- the LOC113156262 gene encoding testis-expressed protein 47 isoform X1, with protein MASQKLTSFSFQSWELKDTEVEDRDRETMFDVFYGKMREKIVLQRLIVIARLPYNADRTELGAHYEKLNFQLSKQYIWENMTGLLLVYPSCLLHIIESSRDILVSVLKDLRDLQQQTDGTLLEAPKVVFMAHDPQSRLFQQWSCKVLEAAQIPGGLKSKQLQEEEESTETLVCTLLSTLQNLSKHPEISKKALPGSVLDENPDLIVPQHILEKLLARDELQNPQQYLQMYYSPLNVPMDFGQVTRSRCLTTV; from the exons ATGGCTTCACAAAAATTAAcaagcttttcttttcagtcctGGGAATTAAAAGACACAGAGGtggaagacagagacagagagacaatgtttgatgtgttttacgGGAAGATGAGAGAG AAGATTGTGCTACAGCGGCTGATAGTGATTGCTCGGCTTCCCTACAATGCTGACAGGACAGAATTGGGAG CTCATTACGAAAAACTCAACTTTCAGTTAAGCAAACAGTACATATGGGAGAATATGACGGGTCTGCTGCTAGTTTATCCATCCTGCCTGCTTCATATTATTGAA TCATCCAGGGACATTCTGGTGTCTGTTCTAAAAGACCTCAGAGACTTGCAACAACAGACAGATGG TACCTTGCTGGAAGCACCCAAAGTTGTTTTCATGGCACACGACCCACAGAGCAGGCTGTTCCAACAGTGGAGCTGCAAG GTGCTGGAAGCAGCTCAGATTCCTGGTGGCCTCAAGTCTAAGCAACttcaagaagaggaagagagcacAGAGACTCTGGTTTGCACTCTCCTTTCAACATTGCAGAATTTGAGCAAGCACCCTGAAATATCTAAAAAG GCTCTTCCTGGGTCAGTGTTAGATGAGAATCCAGATCTGATCGTCCCTCAACACATTCTAGAAAAGCTGTTGGCTCGTGATGAGCTCCAGAATCCACAGCAGTACCTACAGATGTACTACTCACCTTTAAATGTCCCCATGGACTTTG GACAAGTTACACGAAGTAGATGCCTCACCACAGTTTAA
- the ndel1a gene encoding nuclear distribution protein nudE-like 1-A isoform X5, producing MEEDMIPKFSSKDEEINFWKTLSLKYKTSYQEAQEELLEFQEGSRELEAELEAQLGQAEHRMKDLQSENQRLKNEVETLKDKLEHQYSQSYKQISVLEDDLGQTRSIKEQLHKYVRELEQSNDDLERAKRATIVSLENFEQRLNQAIERNAFLESELDEKESLLVSVQRLKDEARDLRQELAVRERQADVTRMSAPSSPTQDNVKMDTAVQASLSLPATPLSKGLDNAFANPTVLSNGYNSNSPLTPSARISALNIVSDLLRKVGALESKLAACRNFAKDQKARKTFALDNSNALNANTTNYSQSLHTSYFNKATEMVTFPALILGP from the exons ATGGAAGAGGATATGATACCAAAATTCTCCTCGAAAGATGAGGAAATAAACTTCTGGAAGACTCTTTCCCTCAAGTACAAGACAAG CTACCAGGAGGCtcaggaggagctgctggagttTCAGGAGGGCAGCAGGGAGCTGGAGGCCGAGCTCGAAGCGCAGCTGGGTCAGGCCGAGCATCGAATGAAGGATTTGCAGTCTGAGAACCAAAGACTCAAGAACGAGGTGGAAACACTCAAG GATAAACTGGAGCATCAGTATTCTCAGAGCTACAAGCAGATCTCTGTGCTGGAGGACGACCTCGGCCAAACACGCAGCATCAAAGAGCAGCTCCACAAATACGTCCGAGAGCTCGAACAGTCCAACGACGACTTGGAGAGAGCCAAAAG AGCGACTATTGTTTCTCTGGAGAACTTTGAGCAGCGTCTGAACCAGGCCATCGAGAGGAACGCATTCCTGGAGAGCGAGCTGGATGAGAAGGAGTCTCTGCTGGTGTCTGTGCAGCGATTAAAGGATGAAGCCAGAG acCTGCGACAGGAGCTGGCCGTGCGAGAGAGGCAGGCAGATGTAACCAGGATGTCTGCTCCAAGTTCGCCCACACAGGACAATGTCAAGATGGACACTGCTGTGCAggcttctctctccctccctgcaACCCCACTGAGCAAAGGTCTGGACAACGCCTTTGCCAACCCAACAG TGCTTTCAAATGGCTACAACAGCAACTCGCCGTTGACTCCCTCTGCCAGAATATCAGCCCTCAACATTGTCAGCGATTTACTCCGGAAAGTCGGG GCTCTGGAGTCAAAACTCGCTGCCTGCAGAAACTTTGCCAAGGACCAGAAAGCCAGGAAGACGTTTGCTCTCGACAACAGCAACGCACTCAACGCCAACACCACCAACTACTCCCAGTCGCTGCACACATCTTATTTCAACAAAGC GACTGAGATGGTCACATTCCCTGCATTGATTCTGG